The following are encoded in a window of Alphaproteobacteria bacterium genomic DNA:
- a CDS encoding MaoC family dehydratase — protein sequence MIWFEDLEVGKERYFGSAEVDREEVIAFARRYDPQPFHLSDEAAAKTYFGRLSASGWHTCAMVMGVIARKVVEEEQAGLGAPGIDELRWLKPVYPGDTLHVHGTILEKTPSRSKPDIGSFRTKTTVTNQDGIPVLTFVSIVLMRRRPQ from the coding sequence TTGATCTGGTTCGAGGACCTCGAGGTCGGCAAGGAGCGCTATTTCGGAAGCGCCGAGGTGGACCGCGAGGAGGTGATCGCCTTCGCCCGGCGATACGATCCGCAGCCCTTCCATCTTTCCGACGAAGCGGCGGCCAAGACCTATTTCGGGCGCCTCTCCGCGAGCGGCTGGCACACCTGCGCGATGGTCATGGGGGTGATCGCCCGCAAGGTCGTCGAGGAGGAGCAGGCCGGCCTCGGAGCGCCGGGAATCGACGAGCTGCGCTGGCTGAAGCCCGTCTATCCGGGCGACACGCTGCACGTCCACGGAACGATTCTCGAAAAGACCCCGTCGCGCTCGAAGCCGGACATCGGCTCGTTCCGCACCAAAACGACGGTGACCAACCAGGACGGAATCCCGGTGCTCACCTTCGTCTCGATCGTGCTGATGCGGCGCCGGCCGCAATAG
- a CDS encoding cupin, whose translation MADRPDELQLVSADFAAALDLLRALGMRLDLIFPADDPHTAVLTHDGTRVRLTSRPDAPAPSAGLPAFRPELVVTRAGAAAGEGRAGMRYRDLIPGRLGGRYIASHISIPEGGPVADWVHFHRIAFQLIAVRRGWVRVVYQDQGDPFVMHAGDMVLQPPGIRHRVLESSAGLEVVEISCPASHETFADHDMVLPNGEADPGRLYGGQHFLHHAAAAAPWTPWHGAEAQETGVSEASGGLAEARIVRPGAAPAVLVPPHEGELALGFVLEGSARLDAGDRHPLGPADSFVIPPGEAWRLSEASDDFRLLHVTTAKIAR comes from the coding sequence ATGGCCGACCGTCCGGACGAGCTTCAACTGGTCTCAGCCGACTTTGCCGCGGCGCTCGATCTGCTGCGCGCCCTCGGCATGCGGCTGGACCTCATCTTCCCCGCCGACGATCCGCATACGGCGGTCCTGACGCATGACGGGACGCGGGTGCGGCTGACCTCGCGGCCGGACGCGCCGGCGCCCTCCGCCGGCCTCCCCGCCTTTCGGCCCGAACTCGTCGTCACCCGTGCGGGCGCCGCGGCGGGCGAGGGGCGGGCGGGGATGCGCTACCGCGATCTCATCCCGGGGCGGCTCGGCGGGCGCTACATCGCCTCGCATATTTCAATCCCCGAAGGCGGTCCGGTCGCCGATTGGGTCCATTTTCACCGCATCGCCTTCCAGCTGATCGCGGTGCGCCGGGGCTGGGTCCGGGTCGTCTACCAGGACCAGGGCGATCCCTTCGTCATGCACGCGGGCGACATGGTCCTCCAGCCGCCCGGCATCCGCCACCGCGTGCTCGAAAGCTCGGCCGGGCTCGAGGTGGTGGAGATCAGCTGCCCCGCGAGCCACGAGACCTTCGCCGACCACGACATGGTCCTGCCGAACGGCGAGGCCGATCCGGGGAGGCTCTACGGCGGCCAGCATTTCCTCCACCACGCCGCTGCCGCGGCGCCCTGGACGCCGTGGCACGGCGCCGAGGCACAGGAGACCGGGGTAAGCGAGGCGAGCGGCGGGCTCGCCGAAGCGCGTATCGTGCGGCCAGGAGCCGCGCCGGCCGTCCTCGTTCCGCCGCACGAGGGCGAGCTGGCCTTGGGCTTCGTCCTCGAAGGCTCGGCCCGGCTCGACGCCGGCGACCGTCATCCCCTCGGTCCCGCCGACAGCTTCGTCATCCCGCCGGGCGAGGCGTGGCGGCTGAGCGAAGCGTCGGACGATTTCCGCCTGCTCCACGTAACGACGGCGAAGATCGCGCGCTAA
- a CDS encoding tRNA (cytidine(34)-2'-O)-methyltransferase gives MRLALYQPDQAGNVGTIIRLAACLGVPLDLIEPLGFPWGDRALKRAGMDYAEIANVTRHESWETFAARLEGRLVLFTTAAAAVPLPDARFEPGDTLLLGSESRGAPEEAHERADLRVRIPQVEGTRSLNLAVAAGIGVAEAIRQTGLWALG, from the coding sequence ATGCGCCTCGCCCTCTATCAGCCCGACCAGGCCGGCAATGTCGGAACGATCATTCGCCTCGCCGCCTGCCTCGGCGTTCCGCTCGATCTGATCGAGCCCCTGGGCTTTCCGTGGGGCGACCGGGCGCTGAAGCGCGCCGGGATGGACTATGCCGAAATCGCCAACGTGACCCGGCACGAAAGCTGGGAGACGTTCGCGGCCCGGCTCGAGGGGCGGCTGGTGCTGTTCACCACTGCCGCAGCCGCGGTGCCGCTGCCCGACGCGCGCTTCGAGCCGGGCGACACGCTCCTGCTCGGCTCCGAAAGCCGCGGCGCGCCGGAGGAGGCGCACGAGCGGGCGGATTTGCGGGTGCGCATCCCCCAAGTCGAGGGGACGCGGTCGCTGAACCTTGCGGTGGCGGCGGGGATCGGCGTGGCGGAGGCGATCAGGCAGACGGGGTTGTGGGCGCTGGGCTGA
- a CDS encoding gamma-glutamylcyclotransferase, with protein MAAHLFVYGSLRDPAVQRGLFGRAVEGTPDALPGYRLGEVTITDAAAIAASGTAGHRILRRSDEPQARVEGLVLHLTDAELATADDYEVDDYARIAVTLESGNEAFVYAAAGETH; from the coding sequence GTGGCCGCCCATCTCTTCGTCTACGGCTCGCTGCGCGATCCCGCGGTCCAGCGCGGCCTGTTCGGCCGGGCCGTCGAGGGAACGCCGGACGCTCTGCCGGGCTACCGGCTCGGCGAGGTGACGATCACGGACGCAGCGGCGATCGCGGCCAGCGGGACCGCGGGTCACCGGATCCTCCGGCGGAGCGACGAGCCCCAGGCGCGCGTCGAAGGGCTGGTGCTTCATCTCACCGACGCCGAGCTGGCGACCGCCGACGATTACGAGGTCGACGATTATGCGCGCATTGCAGTGACTCTGGAATCGGGTAACGAGGCCTTCGTCTACGCGGCTGCCGGAGAAACGCATTGA
- the ychF gene encoding redox-regulated ATPase YchF yields the protein MGFRCGIVGLPNVGKSTLFNALTETAAAQAANYPFCTIEPNVGRVAVPDPRLDRIREIAKSAQEIETQLEFVDIAGLVRGASTGEGLGNQFLGNIREVDAIVHVLRCFEGGDVTHVEGRVDPVADAETVETELMLADLESLEKRVPALAKKAQQGDKEAKIQASVLGQALDLLRDSRPARFVEPKDPEEKLALERAQLLTAKPILYVCNVDEGDAATGNAHSAAVFAKAEAEGAKAVIISAAIEAEIATMPVEDRAEFLSDLGLTETGLSQIIRAGYDLLHLITFFTAGPKEARAWTVEKGAKAPQAAGVIHSDFERGFIRAETIAYEDFIACGGEPGAKEAGRMRAEGKDYVVQDGDVLLFRFNV from the coding sequence ATGGGCTTTCGTTGCGGAATCGTCGGGCTGCCGAATGTCGGCAAGTCCACCTTGTTCAACGCGCTGACCGAGACGGCGGCGGCGCAGGCGGCCAATTATCCGTTCTGCACGATCGAGCCGAACGTCGGCCGAGTCGCCGTGCCGGATCCGCGTCTCGATCGCATCAGGGAGATCGCCAAATCGGCCCAGGAGATCGAGACCCAGCTCGAATTCGTCGACATCGCCGGGCTCGTGCGCGGCGCCTCGACCGGCGAAGGGCTCGGCAACCAGTTCCTCGGCAACATCCGCGAGGTCGACGCGATCGTCCACGTTCTGCGCTGCTTCGAGGGCGGCGACGTGACCCATGTCGAGGGCCGGGTCGATCCGGTGGCCGACGCCGAAACGGTCGAGACCGAGCTGATGCTCGCCGATCTCGAAAGCCTCGAAAAGCGCGTCCCCGCCCTCGCCAAGAAGGCGCAGCAGGGCGACAAGGAGGCCAAGATCCAGGCGAGCGTGCTCGGCCAGGCGCTGGATCTGCTGCGCGATTCGAGGCCCGCGCGGTTCGTCGAGCCGAAGGATCCGGAGGAGAAGCTGGCGCTGGAGCGCGCGCAGCTGCTGACGGCCAAGCCGATCCTCTACGTCTGCAATGTCGACGAGGGCGACGCGGCAACCGGCAACGCCCACAGCGCGGCGGTGTTCGCCAAGGCTGAAGCCGAAGGCGCGAAGGCGGTGATCATCTCCGCCGCGATCGAGGCCGAGATTGCCACCATGCCGGTCGAAGACCGCGCCGAGTTTCTCTCCGATCTCGGCCTCACCGAGACCGGCCTCAGCCAGATCATCCGCGCCGGCTACGATCTCCTCCACCTCATCACCTTCTTCACCGCCGGCCCCAAGGAGGCGCGCGCCTGGACGGTCGAGAAGGGCGCGAAGGCCCCGCAGGCCGCGGGCGTGATCCATTCGGACTTCGAGCGCGGATTCATCCGCGCCGAGACGATCGCCTATGAGGACTTCATCGCCTGCGGCGGCGAGCCGGGGGCGAAGGAAGCCGGCCGGATGCGCGCCGAGGGCAAGGATTATGTCGTGCAGGACGGCGACGTCCTCCTGTTCCGCTTCAACGTTTGA
- a CDS encoding cytochrome b has translation MSFPWAEEYKPKNSFMRWLDDRLPLPRLVYGSVGGGYPVPRNLNHWWNFGVLAGLALVLQIVTGIVMAMHYEASAAGAFASVEHVMRDVNQGWFLRYAHANGASFFFIVTYIHIFRGLYYGSYKAPREMVWMLGLVIFLLMMATAFMGYVLPWGQMSFWGAKVITGLFGAIPLVGEPIQHWLLGGYAPDQATLTRFFSLHYLLPFVIAGVIILHIWALHIPGSGNPTGVDVKTPQDTVPFHPYYTAKDGFGAGVAMIFLAVLIFFLPNFLGHAVNYVPANPLSTPAHIVPEWYFWPFYAILRAFTVDFILPAKLWGVLAMFGSILLLFLLPWLDKSPVRSGSYRPTFRMFFWILIVDVAVLGYCGGSPAEEPYVMISQVATMYYFAHFLIILPILSMVEKTKPLPNSISESVLHGEAAEAAPAQA, from the coding sequence ATGAGCTTTCCCTGGGCTGAAGAATACAAGCCGAAGAATTCGTTCATGCGCTGGCTGGACGACCGGCTGCCGCTGCCGCGCCTCGTCTACGGCTCGGTCGGCGGCGGCTATCCGGTGCCGCGCAACCTCAACCATTGGTGGAATTTCGGAGTCCTCGCCGGCCTCGCTTTGGTGCTTCAGATCGTCACCGGGATCGTCATGGCGATGCATTACGAGGCCTCGGCCGCGGGCGCCTTCGCTTCGGTCGAGCATGTGATGCGCGACGTGAACCAGGGCTGGTTCCTTCGCTACGCCCACGCCAACGGCGCCAGCTTCTTCTTCATCGTCACCTACATCCACATCTTCCGCGGCCTCTATTACGGTTCCTACAAGGCGCCGCGCGAGATGGTGTGGATGCTCGGCCTGGTCATCTTCCTTTTGATGATGGCCACCGCCTTCATGGGCTATGTGCTTCCCTGGGGGCAGATGAGCTTCTGGGGCGCCAAGGTGATCACCGGCCTGTTCGGGGCGATCCCGCTGGTCGGCGAGCCGATCCAGCATTGGCTTCTCGGCGGTTACGCGCCCGATCAGGCGACGCTGACGCGCTTCTTCTCGCTCCACTATCTGCTGCCGTTCGTGATCGCCGGCGTCATCATCCTCCACATCTGGGCGCTTCACATCCCGGGCTCGGGCAACCCGACCGGGGTGGACGTGAAGACCCCGCAGGACACGGTGCCGTTCCACCCCTATTACACCGCCAAGGACGGCTTCGGCGCCGGCGTCGCGATGATCTTCCTCGCGGTGCTGATCTTCTTCCTGCCGAACTTCCTCGGCCACGCGGTCAACTACGTGCCCGCCAACCCGCTTTCCACTCCGGCGCACATCGTGCCCGAATGGTATTTCTGGCCGTTCTACGCGATTCTTCGCGCCTTCACCGTCGATTTCATCCTGCCGGCCAAGCTGTGGGGCGTGCTGGCGATGTTCGGCTCGATCCTTCTGCTCTTCCTTCTGCCCTGGCTCGACAAGTCGCCGGTGCGCTCCGGCAGCTACCGGCCGACCTTCCGGATGTTCTTCTGGATCCTGATCGTCGACGTCGCGGTGCTCGGCTATTGCGGCGGCTCGCCGGCTGAAGAGCCCTATGTGATGATCAGCCAGGTCGCCACGATGTATTATTTCGCGCACTTCCTGATCATCCTGCCGATCCTCTCGATGGTCGAAAAAACGAAGCCGCTGCCCAATTCGATCTCGGAAAGCGTGCTGCACGGCGAAGCCGCCGAAGCCGCGCCGGCGCAAGCGTAA
- a CDS encoding alkaline phosphatase encodes MLNRRRFITGAAATAFAAPAILRAQSVFRAYPFSLGVASGEPAADGFVIWTRLAPEPLEQHGGMAMAPMPVTWEVASDEGFRTIVRHGEELARPELGHSVHVELTGLEPDRPYWYRFRAGGERSINGRARTLPATGASPAALRFGVAGCQNYGDGYFTAYRHLAREDLAFVYHYGDYIYEYRIDAVHPSRGGSLVAAARQGGEQDCFDLADYRARYALYKADTDLQRAHAAHSFFHTFDDHEITDNWVQDVDPDGAPTDLFRTRRAMALQAWYENLPVRRSMLPRYGAVSAHRSVRYGDLMKMEVLDTRQFRSDQPCEDGFKPSCPAVTDANAQVLGAEQEAWLARNLADRDSRWNCLAQQIMMMSLDRRTGDEPAKIMNMDSWAAYEVPRQRLLARMRGLDNVVVLTGDEHQNFAGILQSGDRPVAVEFVGTSISSGGDGSDQRRGSDRILAENPQLKFINDQRGYLTCEVTPDEWRTNFMVVDRVSTPGGALGKRATFAVARGQADLNQA; translated from the coding sequence ATGCTCAATCGCCGCCGCTTCATCACCGGCGCCGCCGCCACGGCTTTCGCCGCCCCCGCCATCCTTCGCGCGCAGAGCGTCTTTCGCGCCTATCCGTTCAGCCTTGGAGTCGCCTCGGGCGAGCCGGCGGCGGACGGGTTCGTCATCTGGACCCGGCTCGCGCCCGAGCCGCTGGAGCAGCACGGCGGGATGGCGATGGCGCCCATGCCGGTCACCTGGGAAGTGGCGTCCGACGAGGGCTTCCGAACGATCGTCCGCCACGGCGAGGAGCTGGCGCGGCCGGAGCTCGGCCATTCGGTCCATGTCGAGCTGACCGGCCTCGAGCCCGACCGGCCCTATTGGTACCGCTTCCGCGCCGGCGGCGAGCGAAGCATCAACGGCCGTGCCCGCACCCTCCCAGCCACCGGCGCCAGCCCGGCGGCGCTTCGTTTCGGAGTCGCAGGCTGCCAGAATTACGGCGACGGCTACTTCACCGCCTACCGCCACCTAGCGCGCGAGGACCTCGCCTTCGTCTATCATTATGGCGACTATATCTACGAATACCGGATCGACGCGGTGCACCCGAGCCGGGGCGGAAGCCTGGTCGCGGCGGCGCGCCAGGGCGGCGAGCAGGATTGCTTCGACCTTGCCGACTACCGGGCACGCTACGCGCTCTACAAGGCGGACACCGATCTGCAGCGCGCCCATGCGGCGCACAGCTTCTTCCATACGTTCGACGACCATGAGATCACCGACAATTGGGTGCAGGACGTCGATCCGGACGGAGCGCCGACGGACCTCTTCCGGACGCGCCGGGCGATGGCGCTCCAAGCGTGGTACGAGAATCTGCCCGTCCGCCGCTCGATGCTTCCGCGCTACGGCGCCGTCAGTGCCCATCGCAGCGTTCGCTACGGCGATCTGATGAAGATGGAGGTGCTCGACACCCGCCAGTTCCGCTCCGATCAGCCCTGCGAGGACGGCTTCAAGCCGAGCTGCCCGGCCGTGACCGACGCCAATGCCCAGGTCCTCGGCGCCGAGCAGGAAGCCTGGCTCGCGCGCAACCTCGCCGACCGCGACTCGCGCTGGAACTGCCTCGCGCAGCAGATCATGATGATGTCGCTCGACCGCCGCACCGGCGACGAGCCGGCGAAAATCATGAATATGGACAGCTGGGCCGCCTACGAGGTGCCGCGGCAGCGGCTGCTCGCGCGGATGCGCGGCCTCGACAATGTCGTCGTCCTGACCGGCGACGAGCATCAGAACTTCGCCGGCATCCTCCAGAGCGGCGATCGGCCGGTCGCGGTCGAGTTCGTCGGCACCTCGATCTCGAGCGGGGGCGACGGCTCGGACCAGCGCCGCGGAAGCGACCGGATCCTCGCCGAGAACCCGCAGCTCAAGTTCATCAACGACCAGCGCGGCTACCTCACCTGCGAGGTGACGCCGGACGAATGGCGGACCAACTTCATGGTCGTCGACCGGGTGAGCACGCCGGGCGGCGCCCTGGGCAAGCGCGCGACGTTCGCCGTGGCACGCGGCCAGGCCGATTTAAACCAGGCCTGA
- a CDS encoding DUF5117 domain-containing protein, producing MKLRLAVLLLAAAAAPAFAIDPPAQVLAGTTAEEGLLPVHVDRGGGRIILSLPRPGADGVSGRFLYVSALESGLGSASLGLDRAQSSEARLIVFRRIGRKIVAEIENPRFRASGAGADEREGVRRSFAYSTIWMGDVAAETADGRLLVDIASFLTRDDQNIARALREQDNGDYRLVPELSVADVNFVRVFPRNIELEARLTFVSARPGPEVGNIAPVTGNVSFVVRHSLIALPEPGYQPRRFDPRAGSFGMQVVDFSAPLGRPVVYELANRFRLERTNPSDPASPVRNPIVFYIDRAAPEPIRSALREGVSWWADAFAAAGWPGAFRAEILPEGADPLDIRYNVVNWVNRATRGWSYGQPIVDPRTGEIVKGQVLLGSLRIRQDLMIYQALVGAGLTGTGDPNDPVTAALARIRQLGAHEVGHALGFAHNFAGSAAGRYSVMDYPAPRVGLVNGVPDLTDAYGTGIGRWDRFAVDWLYGAQTDAEGEARMRAAMTEGLRYVADDDSRPAGSSHPLGSLWDDAADPVAELVRVMAVRQAAVERFGPAALHPGDPQSQLRRAFVPVWLLHRYQVEAAAKLLGGVDFTYALAGDGYGEAHPVDPARQRQALDALLDTLSPSALTVPSPILVNLSAGWSGNSDRQTDIETIPTPGGPLFDPLAASEVGAMVTLTGLLAPERLNRLDIQNQANAASPPAHEVIDRLIGRVFAFGGLDSSGAAVQRRIATTTALALARVQRDPALSPTIALALSERLSRLAAQLSRASDDWSRGLGRLLADREALGAALADQRRLPRIPPGMPIGAEGEEWPEL from the coding sequence ATGAAGCTTCGCCTCGCCGTCTTGCTGCTCGCAGCCGCCGCCGCTCCCGCCTTCGCCATCGATCCGCCCGCGCAGGTGCTCGCCGGGACGACGGCCGAGGAAGGGCTGCTGCCCGTCCACGTCGATCGAGGCGGCGGGCGGATCATCCTGTCCCTGCCGCGGCCCGGCGCGGACGGGGTTTCGGGCCGCTTCCTCTATGTCAGCGCGCTCGAATCCGGTCTGGGATCGGCATCGCTCGGGCTCGACCGCGCGCAAAGCAGCGAGGCGCGGCTGATCGTGTTTCGCCGGATCGGCCGAAAGATCGTGGCGGAGATCGAGAATCCCCGCTTCCGCGCGAGCGGCGCGGGCGCCGACGAACGGGAAGGGGTCCGCCGAAGCTTCGCTTACTCGACGATCTGGATGGGCGATGTCGCGGCCGAGACCGCCGACGGGCGGCTGCTGGTCGACATCGCGTCCTTCCTGACGCGCGACGACCAGAACATCGCCCGGGCACTTCGCGAGCAGGACAATGGCGATTACCGGCTCGTCCCCGAGCTCAGCGTGGCCGACGTCAATTTCGTGCGCGTCTTCCCGCGCAACATCGAGCTGGAGGCGCGGCTGACGTTCGTCAGCGCGCGTCCCGGGCCGGAGGTGGGCAATATCGCGCCGGTGACGGGCAATGTCAGCTTCGTCGTTCGCCATTCGCTGATCGCCCTGCCGGAGCCGGGCTACCAGCCGCGACGTTTCGATCCGCGTGCCGGTTCGTTCGGAATGCAGGTGGTCGATTTCTCGGCGCCGCTCGGCCGGCCCGTGGTCTACGAGCTGGCCAACCGCTTCCGGCTCGAGCGGACCAATCCGTCCGATCCCGCCTCGCCGGTGCGCAATCCGATCGTCTTCTACATCGACCGCGCGGCGCCCGAGCCGATCCGCTCCGCGCTGCGCGAGGGCGTTTCGTGGTGGGCGGATGCCTTCGCCGCGGCAGGCTGGCCGGGCGCCTTCCGCGCCGAGATCTTGCCCGAGGGCGCCGACCCGCTCGACATCCGCTACAACGTCGTCAACTGGGTCAACCGCGCGACCCGCGGCTGGTCCTACGGCCAGCCGATCGTCGATCCCAGGACCGGCGAGATCGTCAAGGGCCAGGTTCTGCTCGGCTCGCTGCGCATCCGCCAGGACCTGATGATCTATCAGGCGCTGGTCGGAGCAGGCCTGACCGGCACCGGCGATCCCAACGATCCGGTCACCGCCGCTTTGGCACGAATCCGCCAGCTCGGCGCGCATGAAGTCGGCCATGCGCTCGGCTTCGCCCACAATTTCGCCGGATCGGCCGCCGGGCGCTATTCGGTGATGGATTATCCCGCGCCGCGCGTCGGCCTGGTGAACGGGGTTCCGGACCTCACCGACGCCTACGGCACCGGCATCGGCCGCTGGGACCGGTTCGCGGTCGACTGGCTATACGGCGCGCAGACCGACGCGGAAGGGGAGGCGCGGATGCGCGCGGCGATGACCGAGGGGCTTCGCTACGTCGCCGACGACGACAGCCGCCCGGCCGGCTCTTCCCATCCTCTCGGCAGCCTGTGGGACGACGCTGCCGATCCGGTCGCCGAGCTGGTTCGGGTGATGGCCGTTCGGCAGGCCGCGGTCGAGCGCTTCGGGCCGGCGGCGCTCCATCCGGGCGATCCGCAATCGCAGCTCCGCCGCGCCTTCGTGCCGGTCTGGCTGCTTCACCGCTATCAGGTCGAGGCGGCGGCCAAGCTGCTCGGCGGCGTCGATTTCACTTACGCGCTGGCCGGCGACGGCTATGGCGAAGCGCATCCGGTCGACCCCGCGAGGCAGCGGCAAGCCCTCGACGCGCTGCTCGACACGCTCTCGCCAAGCGCGCTCACGGTTCCGTCTCCGATCCTCGTCAATCTTTCGGCCGGCTGGTCCGGCAATTCGGACCGGCAGACCGATATCGAAACCATCCCGACTCCGGGCGGCCCGCTGTTCGATCCGCTCGCCGCCTCCGAAGTCGGCGCGATGGTGACGCTGACGGGCCTGCTCGCGCCCGAGCGACTCAACCGGCTCGACATCCAGAACCAGGCGAATGCCGCCTCGCCTCCGGCGCATGAAGTCATCGACCGGCTGATCGGGCGCGTCTTCGCGTTCGGCGGCCTCGATTCGTCGGGAGCCGCGGTTCAGCGCCGGATCGCGACCACCACCGCTCTCGCGCTGGCCCGAGTCCAGCGCGACCCGGCCTTGTCGCCGACGATCGCATTGGCGCTGTCGGAGCGCCTCAGCCGTCTCGCGGCGCAGCTATCCCGAGCGAGCGACGACTGGAGCCGGGGCCTCGGCCGGCTGCTCGCCGACCGGGAGGCGCTCGGCGCCGCGCTCGCCGACCAGCGTCGCCTGCCGCGAATCCCGCCGGGCATGCCGATCGGGGCGGAAGGGGAGGAGTGGCCGGAGCTATGA
- a CDS encoding cytochrome c1, with amino-acid sequence MVRILGFLVGLGFVGVAAWSLLWGVIAYVGEPPAATAEHRFHEEARNISYSFNGPLGRYDTQQLQRGFQVFKEVCAACHSLNYVAFRNLREIGYTEAEVRAIADQWPIQVASINPDTGEPATRKAIPADHFPSPYANETAGRAANNNALPPDLSLMAKAREGGPAYIASLITGYRDPATYRNEEGEALPAENRPSGTLHFNPYFANLNIAMPPPLTADGQVTYAPGNPAPTRAQMAEDVSAFLMWAAEPNADQRKNMGLVALVFLTLATILAYMAYQQIWHGGASRRVRRTGALDPENQARIAEAKGEAGIAG; translated from the coding sequence ATGGTTCGAATTCTCGGTTTCCTCGTCGGCCTGGGTTTCGTCGGAGTGGCCGCCTGGTCGCTGCTGTGGGGCGTGATCGCCTATGTCGGCGAGCCGCCGGCAGCGACCGCCGAGCATCGCTTCCACGAGGAAGCGCGCAACATCTCCTATTCGTTCAACGGCCCGCTCGGCCGCTACGACACGCAGCAGCTCCAGCGCGGCTTCCAGGTCTTCAAGGAGGTCTGCGCCGCCTGCCACAGCCTGAACTACGTCGCGTTCCGTAACCTGCGCGAGATCGGCTATACGGAGGCGGAGGTGCGCGCGATCGCCGATCAGTGGCCGATCCAGGTGGCGTCGATCAATCCGGATACCGGCGAGCCCGCCACCCGCAAGGCGATCCCGGCCGATCATTTCCCGAGCCCCTATGCGAACGAGACCGCGGGCCGCGCGGCGAACAACAACGCGCTTCCGCCCGACCTTTCGCTGATGGCCAAGGCGCGCGAGGGCGGCCCCGCCTATATCGCCTCGCTGATCACCGGCTATCGCGATCCGGCGACCTACCGCAACGAAGAGGGCGAGGCCCTTCCCGCCGAGAACCGGCCGAGCGGAACGCTCCACTTCAACCCCTATTTCGCCAACCTCAACATCGCCATGCCGCCGCCGCTGACCGCCGACGGCCAGGTGACCTACGCGCCCGGCAATCCGGCGCCGACCCGCGCGCAGATGGCCGAGGACGTCTCCGCCTTCCTGATGTGGGCGGCCGAGCCCAATGCCGACCAGCGCAAGAATATGGGTCTCGTGGCGCTCGTCTTCCTGACTCTGGCGACGATCCTCGCCTACATGGCCTATCAGCAGATCTGGCACGGTGGGGCGAGCCGCAGGGTCCGCCGGACGGGCGCGCTCGATCCGGAGAACCAGGCGAGGATCGCGGAGGCCAAGGGCGAGGCGGGAATCGCGGGCTAG
- the petA gene encoding ubiquinol-cytochrome c reductase iron-sulfur subunit — MAAVETNDGTALAADTAEGGEIRRRDFISIAAVSFAGVGGAALLYPLVNQMNPSADVLALAQIDVDISHIQPGQAIKTIWRKQPIFIRNLTPAEIQAANAVDTGSLRDPQTLAERTKEGHRNWLITLGVCTHLGCVPLGAAEGEQRGEYGGYFCPCHGSHYDTAARVRKGPAPRNLEVPDYEFTTPTQVRIG; from the coding sequence ATGGCCGCGGTTGAGACGAATGATGGGACGGCCCTCGCGGCCGACACCGCCGAGGGCGGCGAAATCCGCCGCAGGGACTTCATCAGCATCGCCGCCGTGAGCTTCGCCGGCGTCGGCGGGGCCGCCTTGCTCTATCCTTTGGTCAACCAGATGAACCCGTCGGCGGACGTGCTCGCGCTCGCCCAGATCGACGTCGACATCTCCCACATCCAGCCCGGCCAGGCGATCAAGACGATCTGGCGCAAGCAACCGATCTTCATCCGCAACCTGACCCCGGCCGAGATCCAGGCCGCCAACGCGGTCGACACCGGCTCGCTGCGCGATCCGCAGACCCTCGCCGAGCGGACCAAGGAAGGCCATCGCAATTGGCTGATCACGCTCGGCGTCTGCACCCACCTGGGCTGCGTTCCGCTGGGCGCCGCCGAGGGCGAGCAGCGCGGCGAATATGGCGGCTATTTCTGCCCCTGCCACGGCTCGCACTACGACACCGCCGCGCGCGTGCGCAAAGGCCCGGCGCCCCGCAACCTCGAGGTGCCGGATTATGAATTCACGACACCCACCCAAGTTCGCATCGGCTGA